The stretch of DNA GTGAAAGTGAAGTGGGATTAAGGCAACATAGCAAGATCTTATATgctgggccaacccttaggcccacttacaagggcaacCCCTTTAATTTAGGGCAGAAATAAAAATGGGGGTCTTACACAACTCCCATCCTAATAATTAGGGAatcctttgatccaccttgttGTGCATCATGACGATTTACTTCCATTGAGTAGTTCTATGTTGGAATAGGAGGTCCACAAAGTTTGGGATTCCCAACATACCTCTGTGAATCGAACATTTCAAAACAACGAGaagtttgaaattttatgaGATATTTGCCTCGGTTAAAAGTAGACCGGaggcataaaatattttttgtctcaattaaGAGCAAACTTAAGGAAAAGttcacaaaaattacaaaaatgtacAAAAATGTAACTGCTTCTTGATATGCTTCGTTTGATATGCTTCGTTTGATATGCTTCGTTTGCGCGAGAAATGAGGCATACAAGACAATTTAATAAGCCCCAATCGCACTagtgaaataaagaaaaattgataatttCTTCATCATTGTCTACTCATAACATAATCTTCTAATTTGGCAAGTCTTCTCTATTGCCTTTAAGGTCTTCTATATGTCTTTGGCTCTTTAAGAGTTGGTTTTGTTTGCTCATTCACTTCTTCATAATTGTCTAGATTCACCATTGGTTGCTTTTAGGCTTTCGAACTCCAGTCTCATTCCTCCTTCACCATTGGTTGCTTTTAGGTCTTCTATATGTCTTTGGCTCTTTAAGAGTTagttttgtttctaaatttataatttgtatgttttttttaatttataccaTATCCAATAAACACACTTATCTACTTTATCATCAAGTTTCTTTCTTGTTTGATTTGGTATATGGGCATTAGATTTACACCCAAAAACTTTAAGATGTCGAATATTGATGGTCTCCTTCTACTTCAAGCTTCTTCAAACGTCTTATGAACATTTTTAGTTGGATACCTATTCAATATATACATAGCAGTAGCAATTGCTTCTGCACATAGTTGGATACCTATTCAATATATACCCAAGTCTTTCTCCTAAAATCATAAGTGAAGGTAATGAAATACTTACTACCACGAGTTGGAATCTCAACTATGCATAAGTCTAAATGTACAATCTACAATACTTTCTTTGCTCTCCATGAATTTTCTGTAGAAAATGAGTCTCTATGCTTCTTTCCCAATTAGCAAGCCTCACACACATTACTAGgaatatttataacaagtaaaccataaacattttttttctttgataaaaaattcaatcgagAAAATGAAAGTGTCCAAAACGCATATGACATAACCAATCATCATTAGGGATAATAAAACTCAAACAATTACATTTTTCATGGTTAATTTTCAAAGGAATAAGCGATTTGGAGTCATTTTTACCTTAGTAACAAACTTTCTATTCTTATCAATGAATTTGCAATATCCTTCTTGAatatcatgttatatatatcTATTGTTGCCAATTTTTACTATAAACTTCACCGATTCGTCTAGCAAAGAAATAACTcctttgtttttcacacatatGATTACTACAATCAGTACCTAAATACCAAATAGTTTCatcttcaaaaaaatttgttactggccaaaaataaactttttgagGGTTGTTCAAATTCTCATCAGTTTGCAATGTTAACTTTTTGTCAGAATCTACAATATGTTGCTTTGTGGCCAAACTTTTCAAGTGAAagcaattaaaattattatcttgATAAAGTTTGTCTCTATCTCTTCCAGAATTAGAGGACCaagaattattttcattttttccttGAGTAGATGATTTGAAATTGTTATTTCTCCATTGATTGAATTTTGCTATATTGTTGAAGTTCACCAAACTCTTTAATGTTTCTTCattaatcttttttgttttttctaatattcTCCTCATATGACTTTCGATGCTTCCCTACAATTCTGCTAGAGACATAGTATTTTTGTTGTGAGATTCTATTATTGTAGCCACCACAGGATCATATTTAATTGGAAAGGGACGTAAAATTTTCTCCACCACTTTTTGTCGAGTATCTCTTCTCCATATACCCCTATCTTATTAACAAGGTTGGTAACACAAGTGAAATATTGTTCAACACTGTTTGAGTTGGACATTTGACATTTCTCATCATCTCTGCAAAGTTGCAACTTTGATTTTTGCAAATGAACAACTAAATATTCATAGACATCCAATAAAGATATGCATATAGTATTCATCTTTACCCGTGGATATTTGtaacaatgatttttttttcatctctaaaCTCAATCAAGATTAGTTACTTGTCATGGACTTTATAGACTTGAcattctttttaagttttatttgacTTGTTAACCTACTAATTCTATTTAGTACAAAAAAAATCCTTTAGATGGGTATAATATTTGCTTAAATAGGCTAATGAATTAATATgtcaatggaaaaaaaattatttaaaataaaatatatactgtGGAAATTGAAATTACTAGACTCTCAAGACATTAAAGACTCTCAAGACATTGAATAGAGGTAGTTCAACTTGATAATAGGTGAATCCTTTACCTAGTTTACATGACATGTACTTATTTTACAGGttcaattataacttttacgatatttttccttttgtcaATTATAGGTTTGTAAATAAGACATTACTTTATTCTGTATCTGGTCTCAAAAATGATTGAACAGTGTTttgaacaataaaataaaataaaacatatatatatatatatatatatatatatatatatatatatattagggaCAGACAAAAAAagctaaataaattattattgcatGCCACCTTTTTACGTTTTTTCCTTTGACTGCATATTCATTTTCCAATATACAAACACAACACTATTTCGTAGATAATGAGAAAATGATGAATTCATTCATGTTTAGGACCCTGTCAATTCAAATGGAGTATATCCCGGGTATCTTATGTCTCTACGCAGGAAAGATTGTAGAATATACGTTGGGTTCAGTATGCGGCTGTTACATCAACGACTTTACTTCGAAATTTCAAGATGCTAAAGAAAAATTGGAATTGACTCGAGAGAATATGAAGGAGCAAATCAGAGAAACCACTAATGGGACTGAAAATTTTGAGCCAGCTTTTCTGAAACACGTTGAGAATTTGTTGAAAGTTGCTGAAAAAGTCTTAGAAGAAGTGCAATTTCTGGAAGAAAGAATTTCAAATGTAAACAAGAGCTATTTCAGAAGGCAGCGTCTATATTTTCTTgcaaaagaaatagaaagagaAACAGATAAAATGTTTGAGCTCCTCTATTTTACGAAGATTGAATCACTCTCCAGGATTACTGAACTCTCTAATGATTTGGGTGCATTCAAATCTACTGAAGAAGCTTACACCGAGATTTTGGCAGCATTAAAGGATAGAAGTGTTTCTATGATTGGACTCGTTGGAGTAGGAGGCTCAGGAAAAACTAGCTTGGCAAAAGAAATCGGTAAAAAAGCTGAAGAGATGAAACTCTTTGAGAAGGTTGTCATGGCAACGGTGTCTCAACCTATAAATATCAGAAGCATCCAAGATCAGATTGCTGATCAATTGGGCTTCAAGTTAATGGAAGAATCAGATATAGGTAGAGCACAGAGACTATCAGAGAGGTTAAGAAAAGGTACAACTTTTCTAATCTTGGATGATGTATGGGAAAAACTAAACTTTCAAGCTTTAGGTATTCCATTTGATAACAGTAAAGCTTGTTGCATATTCCTAACAACTCGGAGTAGAGAAGTATGCACTTCTATGAAAtgtcaaaatataattgaacTTAATGCCTTGACTGAAGGGGAAGCTTGGGCTTTGTTCACATTTCATGCAAACATAAGTAATGACTCCCCAACAGATTATAATGCAAGAAGAATTGTTAGTGAATGTAACGGATCGTCTACTGCAATTGTGACTATAGGAAGCACTCTAAAAGGGAAAACTTTTGAAGAGTTTCAGTTAGCACGGCTCATGCTACAACAGTCCAAACAACTTGATATTCCAAAAGGATTAACAAGTCATCAAGTTTGTCTTAAATTGAGTTATGATAATTTGACAAACCAATTAGCCAAATCcttattattgttgtgttcaaTATTTCCAAAGAATCATGAAATTGATTTGGAGGATTTATTTCGATTTGGAAGAGGATTGGGCGTAATTTGGAGATTTGGAACaatggagaaagaaagaagggtGATGCATGCAGCTATTAACATCCTTAAGAATTCTTATATGTTGACGCAggtcaaagaaaaagaaaagatgaaaatgcGTGATTCGATTCGTGATTTAGCCTTGTGGATTGCAAAAGCTGAAAGTGGTCAAGCAATTTTGACAAGTACTGCAGTGGATCCAAGAGTGTTGGTAGATGATGAAGTCACGAAAGATAAGAATGTAATAGCTTTATGGGATATGACAAATGGTCAACTTCTCAACTATGAAATGAATTGTCCATCACTTGAAGTTCTCTTGCTTCATTCTCCAGAGGTTGGTTTTACAATATCAAATGCTTTTCTGGTAAGGTTGAAAATGCTTAAACTTTTGGCATTCTTAACATTTGAATATAGGTGGAAGTTGCCTTTGGAGACAGAAACTCCATTATGGTACACTTCGCCACTATCACAATCAATTGAGTCATTAAAAAATCTCAATACTCTCAGCTTCAGAGGTTATAAATTAGGTGACATCTCAGCTTTGGTAAGTCTACAAGCTCTTGAGATTCTTGACTTGCGTGGTTCTTCTTTTAAAGAATTGCCTAATGGAATAGTAGCATTACAGAAATTGAAACTCCTAGATTTGTACTGCTGTttgattgagaaaaataatgcTTATGAAGTTATAGGAAGATGTTTGCGGCTAGAGGAATTGTATTTGCATTTGTTTCCATCAAAAAAGAAGTTTCCACATGATGTCTCTTTCTCGAGATTGCAGAGGTATGTTATAATACAATATCGCTCTGAATCATGTCCACATTACATGCACGCTGATGTTTTGGAAAAGCATAGACCATCTAGAGCTCTATGCATAGATGGTTTCAATGCCTCTACTCAAACTTTCATATCATTACCAAATAAGAATCTCTTTCTGAGGGCAGTGTACCTTCATTTGAAGTACATTGAGGGAGGTTACAAAAATGTAATCCCATCCATGCGTTCACAAGGCATGAATCAGATTGTTGCCCTAATCCTTGAACATTGTCATGATATTGAATTCCTCTTTGATGGTACGGCCATTACAAACAACAATGTTGATATGCTTCATACCAAAACTGTATTTTCCAACCTAGGTACCGTAAGGTTGCATCAGATGCAAGGCCTTCAAGAAGTCTTTCATGACCCTTCTTCGCAATGCTCtttggaaaaattaaaagagCTAAGCATAGAAAGTTGTAACCAGTTATCAAACATATCCTTCCCAAAGAACTCAA from Vigna unguiculata cultivar IT97K-499-35 chromosome 8, ASM411807v1, whole genome shotgun sequence encodes:
- the LOC114195099 gene encoding probable disease resistance protein At4g27220; this translates as MEYIPGILCLYAGKIVEYTLGSVCGCYINDFTSKFQDAKEKLELTRENMKEQIRETTNGTENFEPAFLKHVENLLKVAEKVLEEVQFLEERISNVNKSYFRRQRLYFLAKEIERETDKMFELLYFTKIESLSRITELSNDLGAFKSTEEAYTEILAALKDRSVSMIGLVGVGGSGKTSLAKEIGKKAEEMKLFEKVVMATVSQPINIRSIQDQIADQLGFKLMEESDIGRAQRLSERLRKGTTFLILDDVWEKLNFQALGIPFDNSKACCIFLTTRSREVCTSMKCQNIIELNALTEGEAWALFTFHANISNDSPTDYNARRIVSECNGSSTAIVTIGSTLKGKTFEEFQLARLMLQQSKQLDIPKGLTSHQVCLKLSYDNLTNQLAKSLLLLCSIFPKNHEIDLEDLFRFGRGLGVIWRFGTMEKERRVMHAAINILKNSYMLTQVKEKEKMKMRDSIRDLALWIAKAESGQAILTSTAVDPRVLVDDEVTKDKNVIALWDMTNGQLLNYEMNCPSLEVLLLHSPEVGFTISNAFLVRLKMLKLLAFLTFEYRWKLPLETETPLWYTSPLSQSIESLKNLNTLSFRGYKLGDISALVSLQALEILDLRGSSFKELPNGIVALQKLKLLDLYCCLIEKNNAYEVIGRCLRLEELYLHLFPSKKKFPHDVSFSRLQRYVIIQYRSESCPHYMHADVLEKHRPSRALCIDGFNASTQTFISLPNKNLFLRAVYLHLKYIEGGYKNVIPSMRSQGMNQIVALILEHCHDIEFLFDGTAITNNNVDMLHTKTVFSNLGTVRLHQMQGLQEVFHDPSSQCSLEKLKELSIESCNQLSNISFPKNSNLCSLKELRIISCPVLTSLFMPFIAQTLKLLEVLQILECSELMHVIAVAEGNDDYVRTQYHTYLMLPKLRIIEIEGCHKLKYIFPACFGRLPSLERLITKNCDKLKYVFGTEKEHHLSMYHEYPDLLNLEVLMLVSLPNLVDIWPSHCHPRLPNLKELQCIECSTLSNSSLRKMAIDSGLHHQGTTAMVICYLKFMFQKSKLLRSALKFTKLIFSDLGVKCLFQFQIGEPGTNRELPLKLSTLKLLDLPQLKFIWKSPTNFLSLQLLQLIYVDGCPKLKSIFSPTIIRSLPVLRQLEILNCEELEHIFASGDAQELKSLFTCSQQVCFPKLEQIKVQTCNLLKFLFHNFEAGHFPSLRILEILQCSQIEKCFSFESEADIDGKVGRDKDSKQVLLQNLRNIILIHLPNFKEIHHGFQLKDDVYWTIKDCPEYSPIMGNILIISCLTFSHNYYFCFGQPQLLNSILL